A DNA window from Chlamydia felis Fe/C-56 contains the following coding sequences:
- a CDS encoding amino acid aminotransferase — protein sequence MSFFNQLPMFAPDSILGLQKLFLEDERKEKVNLVIGSYVDPNKACGGFSCVRKAQFLFLEDEMNKGYLPISGLSSFNQEMEKLVFGHNVNSSFVVGVQALGGSGALHLGAKIFSMAYPSGKVYIPEQTWGNHVRIFSQQGLEILKYPYYSSESKTLVFDEMLSVLKAAPKHSLVLLQCCCHNPTGMDLDENMWTRLAELMKEHHLLPFFDTAYLGFGHGVEADRKPIEIFIDSGNAVFVAACASKNFSLYGERVGYFSAYSKVKDDLDKISSCLEEKIRGEYSSPPRHGAKIVSTILSDTSLKEEWLSELDSIRSSLGKARVRFVQAMRNHIGHSFDFILSQKGFFGYPGFSSEQVLFLRLEKGIYTTSGARFNLNGITDENIDYVVQSFSEAYQIS from the coding sequence ATGAGTTTTTTTAATCAATTGCCTATGTTTGCTCCAGATTCTATTTTGGGTTTGCAAAAACTATTTTTAGAAGATGAGCGAAAGGAAAAAGTAAATCTTGTTATCGGTTCTTATGTAGATCCTAACAAGGCTTGCGGTGGTTTTTCTTGTGTCCGTAAGGCACAATTTCTATTTTTAGAAGACGAGATGAACAAGGGATATCTACCCATTAGTGGGCTATCTTCTTTTAACCAAGAAATGGAAAAGCTTGTTTTTGGTCATAATGTAAATTCAAGTTTTGTTGTTGGTGTTCAAGCATTGGGAGGAAGCGGAGCCTTGCATTTGGGGGCTAAGATTTTCTCTATGGCTTATCCTTCTGGAAAAGTATATATTCCAGAACAGACATGGGGAAACCATGTGAGAATATTTTCTCAACAAGGTTTGGAAATTCTGAAATATCCTTACTACAGTTCAGAAAGTAAGACATTAGTTTTTGATGAGATGCTTTCTGTATTGAAAGCTGCTCCAAAACACTCTTTAGTTCTTCTACAATGTTGTTGTCATAATCCCACAGGAATGGATCTCGATGAGAACATGTGGACGCGTCTGGCGGAATTGATGAAAGAGCATCATCTTTTGCCTTTTTTTGATACCGCGTATTTGGGTTTTGGCCACGGTGTCGAGGCTGATAGAAAGCCTATAGAGATTTTTATAGATTCAGGGAACGCAGTTTTTGTTGCCGCTTGTGCCAGTAAGAACTTTTCTCTTTACGGAGAGCGAGTAGGTTATTTTTCCGCCTACAGCAAAGTTAAGGATGATTTAGATAAAATTTCTAGTTGCTTGGAAGAAAAAATTCGTGGTGAATATTCCTCGCCTCCTCGACACGGCGCAAAAATTGTTTCTACGATCTTATCGGATACTTCCTTGAAGGAAGAGTGGTTATCGGAATTGGATTCTATTCGTAGTTCTTTAGGAAAAGCGCGAGTTCGGTTTGTTCAAGCTATGAGAAATCATATTGGCCACTCTTTTGACTTTATTCTGTCGCAGAAAGGGTTTTTCGGATACCCAGGATTTTCTTCAGAACAAGTGCTTTTTTTACGATTAGAGAAGGGAATCTACACAACCAGTGGGGCTAGATTCAATTTAAATGGAATTACGGATGAAAACATAGACTATGTTGTTCAGAGTTTCTCTGAAGCATATCAAATATCCTAA